The segment AGCAGTTGGGCACCGTCGGTGAAGTGCCGGGTCATCACCGCACGCGCCGCCGCCGCATCGCGCGTGCTGAACGCGGTGAGCAGCGCCTCGTGGTCGTCGCGCACGCTGTCCCGCCAGCCCGGGTCGGCGGCGTAAAAGCGGGCCGGGGTGTAACGGGTCGCCACGTGCAGGAACCAGCTCAGCTTCCGGGCCTGCGCGCTCAGGTTGATGCTGCGGTGGAAGGCGAATTCTAGGTGCTCGATGTCAACGGTCCGCCGGGCCTTGACGGCGCGCATCAACAACTGGTTCGTCAAGGTCAGCTCGGCGAGCTGGGACTCGGTGATCCGCTCGGCGACCCGGCCGGCGAGCTCCCCGGCGATGTTGCCCTGCAGTTGGAAGAGGTCGAGGACGTCCTGCTTCGACAGCGGCGCCACCACGTACCCCTTGCGGGGCTCCAGCTCGACCATGTCCTCGCCGCGCAGGGTCAGCAGCGCCTCCCGGACCGGAGTGATGCTCACCCCGAGCTGCGCGGCGACCTCCTCGAGGCGGACCCGGGTGCCCGGGCGCAGCTCGCCGGACATGATCCGGCCGCGCAGGGAAGCGGCAACCTCTTCGGACAGTTGTGGTCGGTCGACGGGCTGCGCCATCTTCACCTCCGGCGTATCAGTGCCTTACGGTATCAAATATCAAATAGGGGGCGAGATCGATGCCGGATTCTGCGCCTGGGTGAAGGAGTGACCAGCTGATGTCCCGACGCTACGACCTGCTGCGCCGCATCGAGGAGCTCGACCCGGTCCGCGACCACCTGGAGATCTACCAGCTGTCGGCCGGCCGGGAGTTCCCGTGGGACTACACGCGGGCCCTGGAGTTCGCCCTCTTCCGCACCTACTGCGTGCCGAGCATCTCGCGGCTGCTCGCGGCCACCGGCGAGTTCCGCGAGAGGCCGCAGAAGCGTTACGACGACACCGCTCTGCTGATGGCCGAGGTCGCCGCGCACGGCTACGACTCGCCACGCGGCAAAGAGGCGCTGCGGGTGATCAATCGCGCGCACGGGCGGTATGCGATCACCAACGACGACATGCTCTACGTGCTGTCCACCTTCGTCTACGACCCGATCGACTGGCTGGACCGGTATGGG is part of the Actinoplanes sp. NBC_00393 genome and harbors:
- a CDS encoding GntR family transcriptional regulator yields the protein MAQPVDRPQLSEEVAASLRGRIMSGELRPGTRVRLEEVAAQLGVSITPVREALLTLRGEDMVELEPRKGYVVAPLSKQDVLDLFQLQGNIAGELAGRVAERITESQLAELTLTNQLLMRAVKARRTVDIEHLEFAFHRSINLSAQARKLSWFLHVATRYTPARFYAADPGWRDSVRDDHEALLTAFSTRDAAAARAVMTRHFTDGAQLLIKHLDDLGIWE